Proteins encoded by one window of Synechococcus sp. MVIR-18-1:
- the rimP gene encoding ribosome maturation factor RimP — translation MPHPLLPDLKELASATALDHGFELADLQALAHMQPMTVQIQIRRPSGDDVTLDDCAGFSAPMGQALENSALLTEAYVLEISSPGIGEHLQSDRDFQTFRRYPVDVIQRDTEGTQQRHSGTLLERTEDHIKISIHGRIKQISRDSVISVELTSPTG, via the coding sequence TTGCCCCATCCCTTACTCCCTGATCTAAAGGAATTGGCGTCTGCCACAGCCCTAGACCATGGGTTTGAGCTGGCTGATTTGCAGGCCCTAGCCCACATGCAACCGATGACGGTGCAGATCCAAATTCGCCGTCCCAGCGGAGACGATGTGACGTTGGATGATTGCGCTGGTTTCAGTGCACCGATGGGACAAGCCCTGGAGAATTCTGCTCTTCTCACCGAGGCTTATGTCCTCGAAATCAGCAGCCCAGGGATCGGAGAGCATCTTCAATCGGATCGCGATTTCCAGACTTTTCGTCGCTATCCGGTCGACGTGATTCAACGTGACACTGAAGGGACGCAACAAAGGCATTCCGGGACCCTTTTAGAGCGAACGGAAGATCACATCAAGATCAGTATTCACGGGCGAATTAAACAGATCTCTCGAGACTCTGTGATTTCTGTTGAGCTCACCAGTCCCACAGGCTGA
- the nusA gene encoding transcription termination factor NusA: protein MALVLLPGLSNLIDDISEEKKLAPQVVEAALREALLKGYERYRRTLYLGISEDPFDEEYFSNFDVALDLDEEGYRVLASKIIVDDVESEDHQIALAEVMQVAEDAQAGDTVVLDVTPEKEDFGRMAAATTKQVLAQKLRDQQRRMIQEEFADLEDPVLTARVIRFERQSIIMAVSSGLGRPEVEAELPRRDQLPNDNYRANATFKVFLKEVSEVPRRGPQLFVSRANAGLVVYLFENEVPEIQEGSVRIVAVAREANPPSRSVGPRTKVAVDSIEREVDPVGACIGARGSRIQQVVNELRGEKIDVIRWSQDPGQYIANSLSPARVEVVRLVDPEGQHAHVLVPPDQLSLAIGREGQNVRLAARLTGWKIDIKNSTEYDQSSEDAVVAELISQREEEEALQREAEERIAVEQAARAEEDARLRELYPLPEDEEGYTEDGEYYQDAEASGEEPVAEAVEETVETADTEIQAEDQSEQQGDASDSELAPSASDDEEGAR from the coding sequence ATGGCTCTCGTCCTTCTCCCCGGCCTCAGCAACCTGATCGATGACATCAGCGAGGAAAAGAAACTCGCCCCTCAGGTCGTTGAAGCTGCCCTCCGGGAAGCGCTCTTAAAAGGCTACGAGCGCTATCGGCGCACTCTTTACTTAGGAATCAGTGAAGATCCGTTTGACGAGGAATACTTCAGCAATTTTGATGTTGCCCTCGATCTTGACGAAGAGGGCTATCGGGTCCTCGCCAGCAAAATCATTGTTGACGACGTTGAAAGTGAGGACCACCAGATTGCATTAGCCGAGGTAATGCAGGTGGCTGAAGACGCCCAAGCTGGCGACACTGTGGTCCTCGACGTCACTCCCGAGAAAGAGGATTTCGGTCGCATGGCAGCTGCCACGACCAAACAGGTCCTAGCTCAAAAGCTGCGTGATCAGCAGCGAAGGATGATCCAGGAGGAATTCGCTGATCTTGAGGACCCAGTCCTGACCGCGCGCGTGATTCGATTCGAGCGTCAGTCGATCATCATGGCCGTGAGTTCAGGTCTCGGACGTCCCGAGGTGGAAGCTGAATTACCCAGGCGCGATCAGCTCCCTAACGACAACTACCGCGCCAACGCGACCTTCAAAGTCTTCCTTAAAGAGGTGAGCGAGGTGCCTCGTCGTGGGCCTCAACTCTTTGTGAGTCGAGCCAATGCAGGGCTAGTGGTGTATCTGTTTGAAAACGAAGTTCCTGAAATTCAGGAGGGCTCCGTTCGCATCGTTGCCGTCGCTCGTGAAGCCAATCCTCCATCCAGATCAGTAGGACCACGCACCAAGGTTGCCGTCGACAGCATCGAGAGAGAGGTTGATCCTGTTGGAGCCTGCATCGGAGCTCGGGGCTCACGCATTCAACAAGTTGTTAATGAACTCCGTGGCGAAAAAATTGATGTCATCCGCTGGTCTCAAGATCCCGGCCAATACATTGCCAACTCGCTGAGTCCAGCTCGAGTCGAAGTGGTGCGTCTCGTTGATCCCGAGGGGCAACATGCCCATGTTTTAGTGCCACCCGATCAACTCAGTCTTGCGATCGGGCGAGAAGGACAAAACGTTCGTCTTGCTGCTCGATTAACGGGTTGGAAAATTGATATCAAGAATTCAACTGAATATGACCAAAGCTCAGAAGATGCTGTTGTTGCTGAGCTCATCTCCCAGAGAGAGGAAGAAGAAGCTCTTCAGCGCGAGGCGGAAGAGCGCATAGCCGTTGAACAGGCAGCCAGGGCCGAAGAAGATGCTCGACTTCGTGAGCTCTATCCCCTTCCCGAAGACGAGGAGGGATATACGGAAGATGGAGAGTATTACCAGGACGCTGAAGCTTCAGGAGAAGAGCCAGTAGCAGAAGCTGTTGAGGAGACAGTCGAAACAGCTGACACTGAAATACAGGCTGAAGATCAGTCCGAACAACAGGGCGATGCTTCCGATTCTGAGCTTGCACCCAGCGCAAGCGATGACGAGGAAGGAGCCCGGTGA
- a CDS encoding YlxR family protein → MNVSRPVLRRCVACRELLDRSMLLRVIRDHQEGVLLDQGMGRSAYLCPTEACFEEARRRKKLQKSLRCQVSDDLMTALQGRLTESRVAAAEAR, encoded by the coding sequence GTGAACGTTTCGCGCCCCGTCCTCCGTCGCTGTGTCGCTTGCCGTGAGCTGCTCGACCGAAGCATGCTTTTGCGAGTGATTCGTGACCATCAGGAGGGGGTCCTCCTCGATCAGGGAATGGGCCGATCGGCCTACCTCTGTCCGACTGAGGCCTGTTTTGAAGAGGCTCGCCGCCGCAAAAAGCTTCAGAAATCCCTGCGTTGCCAGGTTTCTGACGACTTAATGACGGCGCTGCAAGGGCGGCTCACCGAATCTCGGGTTGCAGCCGCTGAGGCAAGATGA
- the infB gene encoding translation initiation factor IF-2: protein MTSSGKVRIYELSKDLGLENKDVLDAAEKLSIAARSHSSSISDTEAGKIRNLLKQGGSAVASAPTKPAPGKAILSVKKASSPAAPSMPSKPVAPAAAKPSPKPSAPSRPGAPLPQIVQQPVSRQAAPQKPVSRPSAPAGAAPAPSAATPSAATPSAPTPRPKPAAAPSAPKPSAPAPTASAPSAPARPTSAKPAPVPSRPTGTSPVKRPGSEASSPRPTAPPSRPQPKAPVNRGAPQRPAPKPELVGRPQPKRAAPGAPVRQIGQRPGVSPRPSGPPGQRSNMPQRPAGAQRPGAPTRPGDAPSKPGQPRSAASSLELVGKPIRRDGSNDGAGGRGDGQGRPPGAARPGAPRPGGMPGMRKPVAPGELMQLQKPNNRPSAPPPRRVDGTPVATRSGEAAAGGAKATAPVSRPTATPPSAPRRPGFRPGPGAGGQRRPGRPDWDDSAKLEALRSKSPQKQRQKVHIIGENDDALTAETGGFAGERQAMVLSASLARPSKPRTKHKPAPKPVAAIRKRRKETARQRQRRRAMELRAAREAKQVRPEMIVVPEDNLTVQELADMLSIESSEIIKSLFFKGVIATVTQTLDMPTIEAVAQEFGVPVLQDDVEEAAKKTVEMIEEKDRAHLIRRPPVVTVMGHVDHGKTSLLDAIRQARVAAGEAGGITQHIGAYQVEIQHNDAPQRLTFLDTPGHEAFTAMRARGTKVTDVAVLVVAADDGVRPQTLEAISHARAAEVPVVVAINKIDKEGASPDRVKQELSEQNLLAEDWGGDVVMVPVSALRGENIDKLLEMILLVTEVEDLQANPDRLAKGTVIEAHLDKAKGPVATLLVQNGTLRTGDVLAAGPVLGKVRAMVDDGGGRLKEAGPSCAVEALGFSEVPTAGDEFEVYPDEKSARAVVGDRASDARASRLAQQMASRRVSLTAMSGQAKEGELKELNLILKADVQGSVEAILGSLEQLPKDEVQVRVLLSAPGEVTETDVDLAAASGAVIVGFNTSMASGAKRAADANSVDVRDYDVIYKLLEDIQLAMEGLLEPELVEESLGEAEVRAVFTIGKSAVAGCYVTTGKLQRNCKVRVRRGKEIVFAGDLDSLRRNKDDVKDVATGFECGIGCDRFANWKDGDIVEGYKLVTQRRKLAT, encoded by the coding sequence ATGACCAGCAGCGGCAAAGTCAGAATTTATGAGTTGTCCAAGGACCTTGGCTTGGAGAACAAAGATGTCCTGGATGCCGCCGAGAAGCTGTCCATCGCGGCAAGGAGCCATAGCAGCTCCATCAGCGATACAGAAGCCGGCAAAATCCGAAACCTTTTAAAGCAAGGTGGGAGTGCAGTTGCGTCTGCTCCTACCAAGCCAGCGCCTGGAAAAGCAATTCTCTCGGTCAAAAAGGCATCTAGTCCAGCAGCCCCTTCGATGCCCAGCAAACCTGTGGCTCCTGCGGCAGCAAAACCATCGCCCAAACCGTCTGCACCTTCACGACCAGGGGCACCCCTGCCCCAAATCGTGCAGCAGCCCGTGTCGCGTCAAGCAGCACCACAAAAGCCGGTGAGCAGACCAAGCGCCCCCGCAGGGGCAGCGCCAGCACCTTCTGCAGCAACACCTTCTGCAGCAACACCGTCTGCGCCCACACCACGGCCCAAGCCTGCGGCAGCGCCCTCAGCTCCAAAGCCTTCAGCTCCCGCTCCTACCGCTTCTGCTCCATCAGCTCCTGCAAGGCCCACCTCGGCCAAACCTGCACCTGTTCCTTCAAGGCCAACAGGCACCTCACCGGTGAAGCGTCCTGGCAGCGAAGCCAGCAGCCCCCGACCTACCGCTCCGCCATCGCGTCCGCAACCGAAAGCGCCAGTGAACCGAGGGGCGCCGCAGCGACCCGCACCCAAACCAGAACTCGTTGGCCGGCCACAGCCCAAGCGTGCTGCTCCTGGTGCCCCCGTCCGTCAGATCGGACAACGCCCAGGCGTGAGTCCACGGCCAAGCGGGCCTCCAGGCCAGCGCTCCAACATGCCGCAACGCCCTGCAGGAGCTCAACGTCCAGGGGCCCCAACACGTCCTGGAGATGCTCCCTCTAAGCCGGGGCAACCCCGCTCAGCCGCGAGTTCGCTGGAATTGGTCGGCAAACCCATCCGAAGAGATGGCAGTAACGACGGCGCCGGTGGCCGCGGCGACGGACAAGGTCGTCCCCCTGGTGCAGCAAGACCGGGAGCCCCCCGTCCTGGTGGCATGCCAGGGATGCGTAAGCCGGTAGCCCCCGGTGAGCTCATGCAGCTCCAAAAACCGAATAACCGACCGTCAGCGCCACCACCGAGACGTGTTGATGGCACACCTGTGGCCACGCGTAGCGGCGAGGCTGCCGCTGGAGGAGCCAAGGCCACAGCGCCTGTTTCACGTCCTACAGCCACGCCACCATCAGCACCAAGGCGTCCAGGCTTCAGGCCTGGCCCAGGAGCTGGTGGTCAGCGCAGGCCTGGACGGCCTGACTGGGATGACAGCGCAAAACTGGAAGCGCTTCGCAGTAAATCACCTCAAAAACAGCGTCAAAAGGTCCACATCATCGGCGAAAACGATGATGCCCTAACCGCTGAGACCGGAGGCTTCGCTGGTGAACGCCAGGCGATGGTGCTATCGGCCAGCTTGGCCCGTCCTTCCAAGCCAAGAACAAAGCACAAGCCAGCTCCGAAGCCAGTTGCTGCCATCAGGAAGCGGCGTAAGGAAACCGCACGTCAGCGTCAGCGTCGCCGCGCGATGGAACTTCGTGCCGCAAGGGAAGCCAAACAGGTACGGCCCGAGATGATCGTGGTCCCAGAGGACAACCTGACGGTGCAAGAGCTCGCTGACATGCTCAGCATCGAGAGCTCTGAAATCATCAAATCCCTGTTTTTCAAAGGTGTCATTGCCACGGTCACGCAGACCTTGGATATGCCCACCATTGAAGCTGTGGCTCAGGAATTCGGCGTACCTGTGCTTCAGGATGATGTCGAAGAGGCGGCCAAGAAGACCGTCGAGATGATCGAAGAGAAAGACCGCGCCCATCTCATTCGCCGTCCCCCCGTCGTCACCGTCATGGGTCACGTCGACCACGGCAAGACGAGCCTTCTCGATGCGATTCGCCAAGCCCGTGTCGCCGCTGGAGAAGCTGGAGGAATCACCCAACACATTGGTGCCTATCAAGTAGAGATTCAGCACAACGATGCCCCTCAGAGGCTCACCTTCCTGGACACCCCAGGGCACGAGGCGTTCACCGCCATGCGGGCTCGAGGCACCAAAGTCACCGACGTTGCAGTCTTGGTGGTTGCGGCTGACGATGGGGTCCGTCCTCAGACCCTTGAAGCGATCAGCCACGCACGGGCGGCAGAAGTGCCGGTTGTTGTGGCCATCAACAAGATCGACAAAGAGGGAGCCTCTCCCGATCGCGTCAAACAGGAACTCTCTGAACAGAACCTGCTGGCGGAAGATTGGGGAGGCGATGTGGTGATGGTTCCCGTCAGTGCCCTGCGCGGTGAAAACATCGACAAGTTGCTTGAAATGATCCTCCTCGTCACCGAGGTTGAGGATCTACAAGCCAACCCCGATCGACTCGCAAAAGGCACTGTGATCGAGGCCCATCTCGACAAGGCCAAAGGTCCTGTGGCCACATTGCTGGTTCAAAACGGCACGCTCCGTACTGGTGATGTGCTTGCCGCAGGCCCCGTTCTCGGCAAAGTGCGCGCCATGGTGGATGACGGCGGCGGCCGTTTGAAAGAAGCCGGTCCTTCCTGTGCTGTGGAAGCACTTGGTTTCAGCGAAGTGCCCACTGCAGGCGACGAGTTTGAGGTCTACCCCGACGAGAAGTCAGCACGCGCTGTCGTCGGCGATCGTGCCTCCGATGCCCGCGCGAGTCGCCTGGCCCAACAAATGGCGTCACGTCGCGTGTCACTCACGGCCATGTCTGGCCAGGCCAAAGAGGGCGAGCTCAAAGAGCTCAATCTCATTCTTAAGGCCGACGTTCAAGGCAGTGTGGAAGCGATCCTTGGCTCGCTTGAACAGCTACCGAAAGACGAAGTACAGGTCCGTGTCCTGCTGTCCGCACCTGGCGAAGTCACGGAAACGGACGTCGATTTAGCGGCAGCCTCTGGCGCTGTGATCGTGGGCTTCAACACCTCGATGGCCTCAGGCGCAAAACGAGCGGCAGACGCCAATAGCGTTGACGTTCGCGACTACGACGTCATCTACAAGCTGCTGGAGGACATCCAGTTGGCCATGGAAGGCCTCCTGGAACCAGAACTTGTGGAAGAGTCCCTTGGAGAAGCAGAGGTTCGAGCCGTTTTCACAATCGGCAAGAGCGCTGTGGCTGGTTGTTATGTCACAACTGGAAAACTTCAACGCAACTGCAAGGTGCGCGTGCGTCGCGGCAAAGAAATCGTCTTCGCTGGAGATCTCGATTCCCTACGCCGCAACAAAGACGACGTTAAGGATGTAGCCACAGGGTTCGAATGCGGTATTGGCTGTGATCGCTTCGCCAATTGGAAGGACGGCGACATTGTTGAGGGCTACAAGCTCGTGACCCAGCGCCGCAAGCTCGCCACCTAA
- a CDS encoding DUF3493 domain-containing protein, with translation MSDRDSQRQLDPELKARLLQEARTPWRSLRRLLWLALFASGGLGLFVMTFRVTAGNDVVLSDLVIQISAVALFGSLLWFDRTRET, from the coding sequence TTGAGCGACCGCGACTCTCAAAGACAGTTGGATCCAGAACTGAAGGCGAGGCTCTTACAGGAAGCGCGCACGCCTTGGCGGTCGCTAAGGCGCTTGCTCTGGCTCGCTCTCTTCGCTTCCGGAGGTCTTGGTCTGTTCGTTATGACCTTCAGAGTCACTGCTGGAAATGATGTTGTTCTCAGTGATCTGGTCATCCAGATCAGCGCTGTTGCTCTCTTCGGCAGCTTGCTCTGGTTCGATCGAACTCGAGAGACTTGA
- a CDS encoding metallothionein, with protein sequence MATSNQICACAPCTCAVSVESAVEKDGKVYCSQPCADGHAGSEECCNSCDCC encoded by the coding sequence ATGGCAACCAGTAATCAAATTTGTGCCTGTGCTCCCTGCACCTGCGCAGTGTCTGTTGAATCCGCTGTCGAGAAAGATGGCAAGGTGTATTGCTCACAGCCTTGCGCTGACGGACACGCCGGTTCCGAGGAGTGCTGCAACAGTTGCGATTGCTGCTGA
- a CDS encoding DUF389 domain-containing protein → MASIEPSKLDRMKRSFGNDAALDEVFIVLSIGAGLIATLGLLANSPAVVIGAMVVAPWIMPLRAAAFAVLFGDIPLLTRSLRTLFVGVCATTFLSIVLGKLAGLPQFGSEVAARTSPNLLDLGIALVAGGLATYAKLRSDAVSSLAGTAIAVALVPPVCVMGLLLSHAYWEDALGAGLLFATNLLGILTGGLVLMACRDSYFRQELKRSHLGAASFALTGLLLIPLGTSFINLLSQARQESTRDSVEKTIEQFLTQQTLTFGDKEKVDVERVDIDWEQNPPVVQVMVRVADPERPTFKQVSAVQEEINKRQGLRFRLVVQRTAIDIVGPKEKPNTQTPISKKLIDSNTQPFNETEPIDGARTFKEVPKIDNMPFLDNMQPLMNDNKNSPNSTSELEEIKAEEELSLDIQPTGKTLD, encoded by the coding sequence ATGGCCAGCATCGAACCCAGCAAGCTCGATCGCATGAAACGCAGCTTTGGGAACGATGCCGCACTCGATGAAGTGTTCATCGTGCTGAGTATCGGTGCAGGGCTCATCGCAACTCTGGGGTTACTCGCCAACAGCCCCGCCGTCGTGATCGGGGCGATGGTCGTGGCTCCATGGATCATGCCGCTAAGAGCCGCCGCTTTTGCCGTGCTTTTTGGTGACATCCCCCTGCTCACCCGTTCCTTGCGGACATTATTCGTGGGCGTATGCGCTACCACTTTCCTATCCATTGTGTTGGGAAAGCTGGCAGGGTTGCCTCAATTCGGCTCGGAAGTCGCAGCGCGGACATCGCCAAACCTTCTTGATTTAGGGATCGCTCTTGTGGCCGGCGGACTGGCCACTTACGCCAAGCTTCGCAGTGATGCCGTGAGCTCACTGGCAGGAACTGCCATTGCCGTTGCTCTTGTACCACCGGTCTGCGTGATGGGCCTTCTCCTGTCCCATGCGTATTGGGAAGACGCTTTGGGAGCCGGCCTCCTGTTTGCCACCAACCTTCTTGGCATTTTGACCGGGGGATTGGTCCTCATGGCCTGCAGGGACTCCTACTTTCGCCAGGAACTCAAGCGAAGCCATTTAGGAGCCGCAAGCTTTGCGCTCACCGGTTTATTGCTGATTCCCCTAGGGACTAGTTTTATCAATCTTCTTAGCCAGGCAAGACAAGAGAGCACACGCGATTCAGTGGAAAAAACCATTGAACAATTTCTAACGCAGCAAACCTTGACTTTTGGAGACAAAGAGAAAGTTGACGTCGAGAGAGTTGATATTGACTGGGAGCAAAATCCACCGGTCGTCCAAGTGATGGTGCGTGTTGCAGATCCAGAACGTCCAACCTTCAAACAAGTTTCCGCCGTTCAAGAAGAAATCAATAAAAGACAAGGGCTTCGATTTCGACTTGTCGTTCAACGGACAGCTATTGACATTGTCGGTCCCAAAGAAAAGCCCAACACTCAAACTCCAATCTCCAAAAAACTCATCGATTCAAACACCCAACCATTTAATGAAACAGAACCCATTGATGGCGCTAGAACCTTCAAGGAAGTACCAAAAATTGACAACATGCCCTTCCTTGACAACATGCAACCGTTGATGAATGACAACAAAAACAGCCCCAACTCAACATCTGAGCTTGAAGAGATCAAGGCAGAAGAAGAGTTGTCTCTTGACATTCAACCTACAGGCAAAACCTTAGACTAA
- a CDS encoding HIT family protein, translating to MAINPDTPISVDLIERSEHCGICEIHSDIEHLRELEIWRSRHWLLRHHPHPSPLLGWCLLDARRHLAGAVDFLGDEAAEWGTVVQQASKFVQKVSGCDRVYLIAFGEGARHLHLHLIPRFQEDQRSAAWSVADLYRDVENGRELPAQFKSVEKFLAAARLQSQKGFMNSSNRN from the coding sequence ATGGCAATCAATCCAGACACGCCTATTTCTGTTGATTTGATTGAGCGTTCAGAACACTGTGGGATTTGTGAGATTCATTCCGATATAGAACATCTGCGCGAACTCGAAATTTGGCGCAGTCGGCATTGGTTGTTGCGTCACCATCCGCATCCTTCTCCATTGCTTGGTTGGTGTTTGCTCGATGCTCGTCGCCATCTCGCTGGCGCAGTCGATTTTTTGGGCGATGAAGCGGCTGAATGGGGAACAGTTGTTCAGCAAGCGTCCAAGTTCGTTCAAAAGGTGAGTGGTTGCGACCGGGTGTATTTGATTGCCTTTGGGGAGGGCGCTCGACATCTGCACTTGCATCTGATCCCTAGGTTTCAGGAGGATCAGCGCAGTGCGGCATGGAGTGTGGCTGATCTCTATCGCGATGTAGAAAATGGTCGAGAGCTGCCTGCTCAGTTTAAATCTGTTGAAAAATTTCTAGCAGCTGCTCGCCTTCAATCTCAAAAGGGTTTTATGAATTCATCCAATAGAAATTAG
- the psbA gene encoding photosystem II q(b) protein: MTTTIQQRSGANGWQQFCEWVTSTNNRLYVGWFGVLMIPTLLAATTCFIVAFIAAPPVDIDGIREPVAGSLMYGNNIISGAVVPSSNAIGLHFYPIWEAASLDEWLYNGGPFQLVVFHFLIGIYAYMGREWELSYRLGMRPWICVAYSAPVAAASAVFLVYPFGQGSFSDAMPLGISGTFNYMLVFQAEHNILMHPFHMLGVAGVFGGSLFSAMHGSLVTSSLVRETTETESQNYGYKFGQEEETYNIVAAHGYFGRLIFQYASFNNSRSLHFFLAAWPVVGIWFTALGVSTMAFNLNGFNFNQSILDGQGRVLNTWADVLNRAGLGMEVMHERNAHNFPLDLAAAESTPVALQAPAIG, encoded by the coding sequence ATGACTACCACCATCCAGCAGCGCTCCGGCGCTAACGGCTGGCAGCAGTTCTGTGAGTGGGTCACCTCCACCAACAACCGTCTTTATGTCGGTTGGTTCGGTGTGTTGATGATCCCCACACTGCTTGCCGCTACCACTTGCTTCATCGTTGCTTTTATCGCCGCTCCTCCGGTTGATATCGACGGCATCCGCGAGCCTGTTGCAGGTTCACTGATGTATGGCAACAACATCATCTCTGGTGCTGTTGTTCCTTCCAGCAACGCCATTGGCTTGCACTTCTACCCAATCTGGGAAGCTGCCTCACTCGACGAGTGGCTCTACAACGGCGGTCCTTTCCAACTGGTTGTCTTCCACTTCCTGATCGGCATCTACGCCTATATGGGACGTGAGTGGGAACTTTCCTACCGCTTGGGCATGCGCCCTTGGATCTGTGTTGCATACAGCGCACCTGTTGCTGCTGCATCTGCAGTGTTCCTGGTCTACCCCTTCGGTCAGGGTTCTTTCTCTGACGCCATGCCTTTGGGCATCTCTGGAACCTTCAACTACATGTTGGTCTTCCAGGCTGAGCACAACATCCTGATGCACCCCTTCCACATGCTTGGAGTGGCTGGTGTCTTCGGTGGTTCACTGTTCTCCGCCATGCACGGTTCATTGGTGACCTCATCCTTGGTTCGTGAAACAACCGAGACCGAGTCCCAGAACTACGGCTATAAGTTCGGCCAAGAAGAAGAGACGTACAACATCGTGGCTGCTCACGGCTACTTCGGTCGCCTGATCTTCCAATACGCCTCGTTCAACAACAGCCGTAGCCTTCACTTCTTCCTTGCAGCCTGGCCTGTGGTCGGCATCTGGTTCACCGCCCTTGGCGTGTCAACCATGGCCTTCAACTTGAACGGCTTCAACTTCAACCAGTCAATCCTTGATGGTCAGGGCCGCGTCCTGAACACCTGGGCCGACGTTCTTAACAGAGCTGGACTTGGTATGGAAGTGATGCACGAGCGCAACGCTCATAACTTCCCCCTCGACCTGGCAGCTGCTGAGTCCACACCTGTGGCACTTCAAGCACCTGCAATCGGTTGA
- a CDS encoding aspartoacylase, with protein sequence MPSPRVLVVAGTHGNEINAPWLLEQWQQQPQLIQTHGCEALAVIGNPDAYAKGCRYIDRDLNRSFQPGLLQQVGLGRITSSKVDLEVQRAFDLVSRYGPEGIEACGFVIDLHSTTSSMGSSLVVYGRRPADLALAALVQGRLGLPVYLHEADQAQQGFLVESWPCGLVIEVGPVPQMVRHHKILTQTRLALEAVFEGCSDVLAGRARYPRQLVVHRHLGSLDLPRSSSCSPDAFVHPQRQGSDWQPMRHGDPLFQKADGSCVAYEGADGHVPLFINEAAYAEKAIALSLTLRESWPLSFEWTEALQAQLSAG encoded by the coding sequence ATGCCAAGCCCTCGAGTGCTTGTGGTGGCTGGAACCCATGGGAATGAGATCAATGCTCCCTGGCTGTTGGAGCAGTGGCAGCAGCAGCCGCAATTGATTCAGACCCATGGATGCGAGGCGCTTGCGGTGATTGGCAATCCCGATGCCTATGCCAAAGGTTGTCGTTACATCGACCGAGATCTCAATCGTTCGTTCCAGCCTGGTCTTCTGCAGCAGGTTGGTTTAGGGCGGATTACATCGTCCAAGGTGGATCTCGAAGTTCAGCGTGCCTTCGACCTGGTGAGCCGTTACGGCCCTGAAGGCATCGAGGCCTGTGGGTTTGTGATCGATCTCCACAGCACCACGTCTTCGATGGGAAGCTCATTGGTGGTCTATGGCCGTAGGCCTGCTGATTTGGCCTTGGCGGCGCTTGTTCAGGGACGTCTTGGCTTACCGGTTTATCTCCATGAAGCCGATCAGGCTCAGCAAGGATTTTTGGTGGAGAGCTGGCCCTGTGGCCTGGTGATTGAAGTGGGGCCCGTCCCTCAGATGGTGCGTCATCACAAAATCCTGACGCAAACTCGCCTGGCTCTCGAGGCCGTCTTTGAGGGCTGCTCAGATGTGCTGGCTGGCCGAGCCCGCTACCCCAGGCAATTGGTGGTTCATCGCCATCTGGGGAGTCTTGACCTACCGCGTTCTTCATCGTGTTCACCCGACGCCTTCGTTCACCCTCAGCGTCAGGGTTCGGACTGGCAGCCCATGCGTCACGGCGATCCGCTCTTTCAAAAGGCTGATGGCAGCTGCGTTGCCTATGAGGGGGCCGATGGACATGTCCCCCTTTTTATCAACGAAGCGGCTTATGCAGAGAAGGCCATTGCGTTAAGTCTCACGCTTAGAGAGAGCTGGCCCCTGTCTTTTGAATGGACAGAGGCACTTCAAGCGCAGCTATCAGCGGGGTGA